One region of Rana temporaria chromosome 9, aRanTem1.1, whole genome shotgun sequence genomic DNA includes:
- the LOC120913899 gene encoding organic solute transporter subunit alpha-like isoform X3, with translation MFIPRSSGICNFVASIYHSITLWKFLELITDYFGGKSQMLEVLGNQTVSPNPPPCCCCCCFPNIQVNRSNLRWMNIAVYQLSVVRTLLFFVGLILWTDDKYDYGDLDYTNPNSYINVIIGLSTFLSFYGYLLFYKATKKALEGYSPRSKFICITLVLVLCGLQNGILETMSALGAIPCVPPWTVETRSQTIYNYSITLEMFFISLFARYCFCRVEPCPESLAQEMVQNKSSQTTLADLYSLPEDEGVRINAAYMSEGDETLCHIEHAPLDKYDFLQENVTVPMRNSRVMSRARSSGLELGNMNLPQARDVSDGAKAPKNRLQVQAQINYIDDATVV, from the exons ATATCACTCCATAACGCTGTGGAAGTTCCTGGAATTGATCACAGATTATTTTGGCGGTAAAAGCCAGATGCTGGAAGTGCTGGGAAATCAGACGGTGTCACCCAACCCTCCgccatgctgctgctgctgttgttttCCCAACATCCAAGTGAACAG GAGCAATTTGAGGTGGATGAATATTGCCGTGTACCAGCTGTCTGTTGTCCGTACGCTTTTGTTCTTTGTGGGCCTCATTTTATGGACAGACGACAAATATGACTACGGAGAT CTTGATTACACCAACCCAAACTCTTATATCAATGTCATCATTGGCCTGTCCACATTCCTTTCGTTTTACGGCTACCTTCTCTTCTACAAGGCTACCAAGAAGGCCCTGGAAGGCTACAGTCCTCGCTCCAAATTTATCTGCATCACGCTAGTTCTGGTTCTGTGTGGTCTGCAAAATGGCATCCTGGAAACTATGAGTGCCTTAGGGGCCATCCCTTGTGTGCCACCCTGGACTGTTGAGACCCGATCACAGA CCATCTACAATTACTCAATCACATTAGAGATGTTTTTCATCAGCTTGTTTGCCCGCTATTGTTTTTGCCGGGTGGAGCCGTGTCCAGAATCACTGGCCCAGGAAATGGTGCAAAACAAATCTTCCCAGACCACCTTGGCTGATCTGTACAGCCTGCCTGAGGACGAAGGTGTTCGCATCAACGCTGCTTACATGAGTGAAGGAGATGAGACTTTATGCCACATCGAACATGCTCCACTTGACAAGTATGACTTCCTCCAGGAGAATGTGACCGTTCCCATGCGCAACAGCAGAGTCATGTCACGGGCACGGAGCAGTGGACTGGAGCTGGGAAACATGAACCTGCCACAGGCACGTGATGTGTCTGACGGCGCAAAGGCACCCAAAAATAGGCTTCAAGTACAGGCACAGATTAATTACATTGATGATGCCACAGTGGTGTAG